In the genome of Noviherbaspirillum saxi, the window GTGCTTTCCATGCCGGTATTGCTGCCGGTCACGGTATGGCTGGTCTGGACTTATGGGCTTGATGCGTCGCCGAAGGCATGGATAGGATTCGGCTATGTGTCGCTATTTTCGATGTTTATTGGGTTCTTCTTTTGGTATAAAGGGCTGGCCCTCGGCGGCATCGCCAGGGTTGGGCAGGTGCAACTGTTGCAACCTTTCCTGACCTTGCTGGCTGCGGCCTTGATGCTCGGTGAAGCCCTGGATGCGCGCAACTTTCTGTTTGCGATTGCGGTAATTGCGGTCGTCGCGGTCGGCAGGCAAATGGGCGTCCGGCGCTGAGCGGTAGAATTGCCGTCTTTTTCATCCCCGCCAATCCTTTTTTCGGAGACCATCTTGTCCTACTACGACAAACTGAAAGCCCTCAATATCGAACTGCCGGCCGTCGCCGCGCCCGCAGCCGCCTATGTGATGTTTGCACAAACCGGCAACACCGTCTTCCTGTCCGGCCATATCGCCAAGAAGGACGGCAAGCCATGGGTGGGCCAGCTTGGCAAGAACATGTCGACCGACGAAGGCAAGCAGGCCGCGCGCGCCGTGGCGATCGATCTGATCGCCACCTTGCAGGCAGCCTGCGGCGGCGATCTCAATCGCGTCAAGCGCATCGTCAAGGTGATGAGCCTGGTGAATTCGACCGCGGAATATACCGAGCAGCACCTGGTCACCAATGGCGCGTCCGAACTGTTCGGCGAAATCTTCGGCGAGCAGGGCAAGCATGCGCGCTCCGCATTCGGCGTGGCGCAAATTCCCTTGGGAGCCTGCGTTGAAATCGAACTGATCGCCGAACTTACCTGATTCTTTTTATCCCAACCCGCATCGAGGAGCATTCATGATCCAGCGCCGTTTTCGCCAAGTCGACGTCTTTACCGCCGTGCCTTACCTGGGCAATCCGGTCGCCGTCATCCTCGATGGTGATGGCTTGACGACGGAACGCATGCAGACCATCGCGCGCTGGACCAATCTGTCCGAAACGACTTTCGTTTGCTCCCCCACCGATCCCTCGGCCGATTACCTGCTGCGTATTTTTTGTCCAACCAATGAAATGCGTTTTGCAGGGCATCCGACGATAGGCAGCGCGCATGCCTTGCTGTCGTCCGGATTCATACCAAAGCAGGCCGGTACGCTGGTGCAGCAATGCGGGGTAGGGCTGGTACATCTGCAGACCGACGACGATGGCATTGCGATCGCGTTGCCGCCAGCTCTGATGACGCCGGTAGACGCCGCCACGCATAGGGAGGTCGAAGAAGCGATCGGCGCACGCCTGCTGGAAGCCCCCGTCATTGTCGATATCGGTGTCGAATGGCTGACCGGGCAGGTTGCAAGCGGCGAAGCCTTGCGCGCTTTGAAGCCGTCGATGGATGGTATGGCTGCAATAGCCAGGCGCGTCGGCGCCAATGTGAACATGTTCGGGCTGGACGGCGATACGGTGGAAGTCCGTTCATTCGCCCCGAATGAAAGCACGCCGGAAGATCCGGTCTGCGGCAGCGGCAATGGCGCGGTGGCGTACTACCTGCGCGAGCGTCGCGGAACGGTCGATTACCATGCGCGTCAAGGTCGCTGCGTCGGGCGCGACGGCCACATCCGCGTCAGCCATGACAAGGACACCATCTGGCTCGGCGGCCAGGCGGTCAATTGCATTGAAGGCATGATCCAGGCGTAATGCAGATTCGGCGCGGCCGGCTGATTCTGTCGCAATGATCGGAATCGGAACCGGGAGCGCGTCGCATGCACTACAATCTCAACTCCGGCCGGCATCTATCCGATGCTGTTCTGATAAAAGTCTGCCACGAGCGGACCTTCATAAGGTGAATGGTCGTTGCGACAACGTGAAGACATTTGCCATCAACCAAGCGAGACCAGTATGAAAATGGAAAATCCAACCCCGATCCAATGGCAATTCTCCGAGCGCGCTCAACAGCTGCAAAGCTCCGCAATCCGTGAAATCCTGAAGGTGACCGCGCGTCCCGAAGTCATCTCTTTCGCGGGTGGATTGCCTTCTCCCGAAACCTTCCCGGTCGAGCGCATGCGCGCCGCCTTCGACAGCGTTCTGGTCAAGCAGGGCAAGGTAGCGCTGCAGTACGGACCGACCGATGGTTACGGCCCGCTGCGGGAATGGATTGCTAATTCCTTGTCCGGCGACGGTGTCAAGATCGTGCCCGAGCAGGTGTTGATGGTGTCCGGTTCGCAGCAAGGCCTGGACCTGCTGGCAAAGGTGCTGGTCGATGAAGGCAGCAAGGTACTTGTCGAGACGCCCAGCTATCTCGGCGCGCTACAGGCATTTTCCGTTTA includes:
- a CDS encoding RidA family protein, with protein sequence MSYYDKLKALNIELPAVAAPAAAYVMFAQTGNTVFLSGHIAKKDGKPWVGQLGKNMSTDEGKQAARAVAIDLIATLQAACGGDLNRVKRIVKVMSLVNSTAEYTEQHLVTNGASELFGEIFGEQGKHARSAFGVAQIPLGACVEIELIAELT
- a CDS encoding PhzF family phenazine biosynthesis protein produces the protein MIQRRFRQVDVFTAVPYLGNPVAVILDGDGLTTERMQTIARWTNLSETTFVCSPTDPSADYLLRIFCPTNEMRFAGHPTIGSAHALLSSGFIPKQAGTLVQQCGVGLVHLQTDDDGIAIALPPALMTPVDAATHREVEEAIGARLLEAPVIVDIGVEWLTGQVASGEALRALKPSMDGMAAIARRVGANVNMFGLDGDTVEVRSFAPNESTPEDPVCGSGNGAVAYYLRERRGTVDYHARQGRCVGRDGHIRVSHDKDTIWLGGQAVNCIEGMIQA